A section of the Streptomyces sp. V3I8 genome encodes:
- a CDS encoding SPFH domain-containing protein translates to MSTHDSPGTAADVADVPEMPAPRVREFSARSIGGGLALLLGLLGLLAGVAMVVCATAVESTGGKALLIVGGVLIGIASFVAMCGLNMVAPGEARVVQLFGRYRGTIREDGLRWVNPLTSRTKISTRVRNHETAVLKVNDAYGNPIELAAVVVWKVEDTAQASFEVDDFLEFVATQTEAAVRHIAIEYPYDAHDEGGLSLRGNAEEITEKLAVELHARVEAAGVQIIESRFTHLAYAPEIASAMLQRQQAGAVVAARRQIVDGAVGMVEAALTQLSERDIVELDSERKAAMVSNLLVVLCGDRAPQPVLNTGSLYQ, encoded by the coding sequence ATGTCCACGCACGACTCTCCAGGCACGGCCGCGGACGTCGCCGACGTACCCGAGATGCCCGCTCCGCGCGTACGCGAGTTCTCCGCGCGCAGCATCGGCGGCGGGCTCGCGCTGCTGCTCGGGCTCCTCGGACTGCTGGCGGGTGTCGCGATGGTCGTCTGCGCCACGGCGGTGGAGTCCACCGGCGGCAAGGCCCTGCTCATCGTGGGCGGCGTCCTCATCGGCATCGCGTCCTTCGTCGCCATGTGCGGCCTGAACATGGTCGCCCCCGGCGAGGCCCGCGTCGTCCAGCTCTTCGGCCGCTACCGCGGCACGATCCGCGAGGACGGGCTGCGCTGGGTGAACCCGCTCACGTCCCGTACGAAGATCTCGACGCGGGTACGCAACCACGAGACGGCCGTCCTCAAGGTCAACGACGCCTACGGCAACCCGATCGAGCTGGCGGCGGTCGTGGTGTGGAAGGTCGAGGACACCGCGCAGGCGAGCTTCGAGGTGGACGACTTCCTGGAGTTCGTCGCCACCCAGACCGAGGCGGCCGTGCGGCACATCGCCATCGAGTACCCCTACGACGCCCATGACGAGGGGGGCCTCTCGCTGCGCGGCAACGCGGAGGAGATCACCGAGAAGCTCGCGGTCGAGCTGCACGCGCGCGTGGAGGCCGCCGGCGTGCAGATCATCGAGTCCCGCTTCACGCATCTCGCGTACGCGCCCGAGATCGCCTCCGCGATGCTCCAGCGCCAGCAGGCCGGTGCGGTCGTCGCCGCACGGCGGCAGATCGTGGACGGCGCGGTGGGGATGGTCGAGGCGGCGCTCACGCAGCTGTCCGAACGGGACATCGTGGAACTGGACTCCGAGCGGAAGGCCGCGATGGTGTCGAACCTGCTGGTGGTGCTCTGCGGGGACCGGGCGCCGCAGCCCGTGCTGAACACGGGGTCCCTCTACCAGTGA
- a CDS encoding PadR family transcriptional regulator yields MSIGHTLLGLLESGPRHGYDLKRAFDEKFGHDRPLHYGQVYSTMSRLLKNGLVEVDGIEAGDGPERKRYAITEAGVTDVQRWLATPEKPEPYLQSTLYTKVVLALLTHRDASDILDTQRSEHLRMMRILTDRKRKGDLADQLICDHALFHLEADLRWLELTAARLGKLAEAVTR; encoded by the coding sequence ATGTCCATCGGTCACACACTCCTAGGGCTCCTGGAGTCCGGGCCCCGCCACGGTTACGACCTGAAGCGGGCCTTCGACGAGAAGTTCGGTCACGACCGGCCCCTGCACTACGGCCAGGTCTATTCGACGATGTCCCGCCTGCTGAAGAACGGCCTCGTGGAGGTCGACGGGATCGAGGCGGGCGACGGTCCCGAGCGGAAGCGGTACGCCATCACCGAGGCGGGCGTCACCGACGTCCAGCGGTGGCTCGCGACCCCGGAGAAGCCGGAGCCCTACCTCCAGTCGACCCTCTACACGAAGGTCGTCCTCGCCCTCCTGACGCACCGCGACGCGTCCGACATCCTCGACACCCAGCGCTCGGAGCACCTGCGCATGATGCGCATCCTCACCGACCGCAAGCGCAAGGGCGACCTCGCCGACCAGCTGATCTGCGACCACGCCCTCTTCCATCTCGAGGCGGACCTGCGGTGGCTGGAACTCACCGCCGCGCGCCTCGGCAAACTCGCAGAGGCGGTGACCCGATGA
- a CDS encoding ABC transporter ATP-binding protein: MTPAGSLLVAHDLRKAYGPTNALDGAEFSIHPGEVVAVMGPSGSGKSTLLHCLAGIVTPDSGSITYDGREMATMNDSGRSALRRSEFGFVFQFGQLVPELTCVENVALPLRLNGVSRKEAERTALSWMERLEVDDLSGKRPGEVSGGQGQRVAVARALVTGPRLLFADEPTGALDSLNGERVMELLTDAARSANAAVVLVTHETRVAAYSDREIVVRDGKSRDMERAV, translated from the coding sequence ATGACCCCCGCAGGCTCCCTGCTCGTGGCCCACGACCTGCGCAAGGCGTACGGTCCCACGAACGCCCTCGACGGCGCCGAATTCTCCATCCACCCGGGCGAGGTCGTCGCCGTGATGGGCCCCTCCGGCTCCGGCAAGTCGACCCTCCTGCACTGCCTCGCCGGCATCGTGACGCCCGACTCGGGCTCGATCACGTACGACGGCCGCGAGATGGCGACGATGAACGACTCCGGGCGCAGCGCGCTGCGGCGCTCCGAGTTCGGCTTCGTGTTCCAGTTCGGCCAGTTGGTGCCGGAGCTGACCTGCGTCGAAAACGTGGCTCTGCCGCTGCGGCTGAACGGCGTCTCCCGCAAGGAGGCCGAGCGCACCGCCCTGTCGTGGATGGAGCGCCTGGAGGTCGACGACCTGTCGGGCAAGCGCCCCGGCGAGGTCTCCGGCGGCCAGGGCCAGCGCGTCGCCGTGGCCCGCGCCCTGGTCACCGGTCCACGCCTGCTGTTCGCCGACGAGCCCACCGGCGCCCTCGACTCGCTCAACGGCGAGCGCGTGATGGAACTGCTCACGGACGCGGCCCGGTCCGCCAACGCGGCCGTCGTCCTCGTCACGCACGAGACCCGGGTCGCCGCCTACTCGGACCGCGAGATCGTCGTACGGGACGGCAAATCCCGGGACATGGAGCGTGCCGTATGA
- a CDS encoding FtsX-like permease family protein: protein MGARFAFTGGREGWVRVLLTGVGVGLGVALLLLTTALPSAMQARSDREYARMDMTFGSSEPPKGDNTVVVANVDTEFRGSDIRGRQLEPEGLRAPLPPGVHTFPGPGEMVASPALKKLLAAGDSALLRERLPYRITDTIDEPGLIGSAELAFYAGGEDLAAYVGGPNVVRIKTFHAQKAPSEELDPVLLLLVLTVFVVLLMPVGVFIAAAVRFGGERRDRRLAALRLVGADSRMTRRIAAGEALSGAVLGLLFGTGFFLIGRQIAGSVEVFGFSVFPSYLNPTPALAVLIAVAVPAAAVAVTLLALRGVVIEPLGVVRTARPARRRLWWRLLLPLGGLGLLAPMIGKGTENGEFNEYMVTGGVVLLLVGVTALLPWVVEAVVTRLNSGPVSWQLAVRRLQLSSGTAARMVNGIAVAVAGAIALQMLFSGVQSDYTKSTDQDLSRAQMQVSVPAGVSVADARRKLAGTRGVRSAVTLSDGTLGASRKEPETSVGLTVGDCAALREVATLPSCREGDVFAVHDVDYDIATAKLAEPGSKLVIDPSYESSPGAEVPWTVPRGIKKADPRKDPTGWERGGLLITTKALPAAAAPTVRGEVYLGLDTAVPDVGEFVRNTAAEISPLANPMAYTASERSERYDSIRTGLFVGAAGVLALIGASLLVSQLEQLRERKRLLSALVAFGTRRRTLSLSVLWQTAIPVALGLLLAAAVGLTLGTVLLKMTNTAVTVDWTSVLAMTGIGAAVVLAVTALSVPPLLRLMRPDGLRTE from the coding sequence ATGGGCGCCAGGTTCGCGTTCACCGGCGGCCGTGAGGGCTGGGTGCGCGTCCTGCTCACCGGCGTCGGCGTGGGTCTCGGGGTGGCGCTGCTGCTCCTCACCACCGCTCTGCCGAGCGCGATGCAGGCGCGCTCCGACCGCGAGTACGCGCGCATGGACATGACCTTCGGCTCGTCCGAGCCGCCCAAGGGCGACAACACCGTGGTCGTCGCCAACGTCGACACGGAGTTCCGCGGCTCGGACATCCGCGGCCGTCAGCTGGAGCCCGAGGGGCTGCGGGCGCCGCTGCCGCCGGGGGTGCACACGTTCCCCGGGCCGGGCGAGATGGTCGCGTCCCCCGCGCTCAAGAAGCTGCTGGCGGCCGGGGATTCGGCGCTGCTGCGTGAGCGGCTGCCGTACCGGATCACCGACACGATCGACGAGCCGGGTCTCATCGGCTCGGCCGAACTCGCCTTCTACGCCGGCGGCGAGGACCTGGCCGCGTACGTCGGCGGCCCCAACGTCGTACGTATCAAGACCTTCCACGCGCAGAAGGCCCCCTCGGAGGAGCTGGACCCGGTCCTCCTCCTGCTCGTCCTGACCGTCTTCGTGGTGCTGCTGATGCCGGTCGGCGTCTTCATCGCCGCGGCCGTACGCTTCGGCGGCGAGCGGCGCGACCGCAGGCTCGCGGCGCTGCGGCTGGTCGGCGCCGACAGCCGGATGACCCGCCGGATCGCGGCGGGCGAGGCGCTCTCGGGGGCCGTCCTCGGGCTGCTCTTCGGCACCGGCTTCTTCCTGATCGGGCGCCAGATCGCCGGGTCCGTCGAAGTGTTCGGCTTCAGCGTCTTCCCGAGCTACCTGAACCCGACGCCCGCGCTCGCCGTCCTGATCGCCGTCGCGGTGCCGGCCGCCGCGGTCGCGGTGACACTGCTGGCCCTGCGCGGTGTGGTGATCGAGCCGCTCGGCGTGGTGCGCACGGCCAGGCCCGCGCGGCGCCGGCTGTGGTGGCGGCTGCTGCTGCCGCTGGGCGGCCTCGGGCTGCTCGCGCCGATGATCGGCAAGGGCACCGAGAACGGCGAGTTCAACGAGTACATGGTGACCGGCGGTGTCGTCCTGCTCCTCGTCGGCGTCACCGCGCTGCTGCCGTGGGTCGTGGAGGCCGTCGTGACCCGGCTGAACTCGGGCCCGGTCTCCTGGCAGCTGGCCGTACGCAGGCTGCAGCTGAGCAGCGGCACGGCGGCGCGCATGGTCAACGGCATCGCGGTGGCGGTGGCCGGTGCGATCGCCCTGCAGATGCTGTTCTCCGGCGTCCAGAGCGACTACACGAAGTCCACCGACCAGGATCTCTCGCGGGCCCAGATGCAGGTCTCCGTGCCCGCGGGAGTCTCCGTCGCCGACGCCCGGCGAAAGCTCGCCGGAACACGGGGCGTGCGCAGCGCCGTCACGCTCTCCGACGGCACGCTGGGCGCGAGCAGGAAGGAGCCCGAGACGTCCGTGGGACTCACGGTCGGCGACTGCGCGGCCCTGCGCGAGGTCGCGACGCTGCCCTCGTGCCGCGAGGGCGATGTGTTCGCCGTGCACGACGTCGACTACGACATCGCCACCGCGAAACTCGCCGAACCCGGCAGCAAGCTCGTCATCGATCCCTCCTACGAGTCCTCGCCGGGCGCGGAGGTCCCCTGGACGGTGCCGCGGGGCATCAAGAAGGCCGATCCCCGCAAGGACCCGACGGGCTGGGAGCGGGGCGGTCTCCTGATCACGACGAAGGCGCTGCCCGCCGCGGCGGCCCCGACCGTCCGGGGCGAGGTCTACCTCGGCCTCGACACCGCGGTCCCGGACGTGGGCGAGTTCGTGCGCAACACCGCGGCGGAGATCTCCCCGCTGGCGAATCCCATGGCGTACACGGCGTCCGAGCGGTCCGAGCGGTACGACTCCATCCGCACCGGTCTGTTCGTCGGCGCGGCCGGTGTCCTCGCGCTGATCGGGGCGAGCCTGCTGGTCTCGCAGCTGGAGCAACTGCGCGAGCGCAAGAGGCTGCTGTCGGCGCTGGTCGCCTTCGGCACCCGGCGCCGCACCCTGAGCCTGTCGGTGCTGTGGCAGACCGCCATCCCGGTCGCCCTGGGCCTGCTCCTCGCCGCGGCGGTGGGCCTCACCCTCGGTACGGTCCTCCTGAAGATGACGAACACGGCGGTGACGGTGGACTGGACGAGCGTCCTCGCGATGACGGGGATCGGCGCGGCGGTGGTCCTGGCGGTGACGGCCCTGAGCGTCCCCCCGCTCCTCCGCCTGATGCGCCCGGACGGCCTCCGCACGGAGTAG